A single region of the Vagococcus teuberi genome encodes:
- a CDS encoding ABC transporter permease produces the protein MEEVSSALQSILAHKMRTILTMLGVIIGITSIIAIFSIIEGNTAKMKTELIGGNNNITEIEYNKKSVFDSTIADKKNPVTPNYIPKINGEMMDNIKKQEGVKDILQSYVQQNDLFNGNIKTNATIYASTNKLLDFKLFDIIKGNKKSDQGFVNQVTYLHELTYNKLYPEDDGLGRYVEINGTPFKVIGVYRNKDEKSRKYGTENSAIIPLSEKSKVFEEIDVAPTFLLQTEKTDQLKTSGQKVASMLNETLPKSDYTYGIRNFKQFEQQLEQFNRSNFILLAGIASISLIVGGIGVMNIMLVSVTERTREIGVKRALGARRIVILRQFLVEAILMTVLGGILGIMLGLISGYLITQYLNYPYIVSYLAVGISLVFCTVIGVVFGLLPAMKASKLDPIEALRFE, from the coding sequence ATGGAGGAAGTATCTTCTGCACTGCAGTCAATTCTTGCTCATAAGATGAGAACTATTTTGACAATGTTAGGTGTGATAATTGGTATAACTTCTATCATAGCGATTTTTAGCATCATTGAAGGAAACACAGCAAAAATGAAGACCGAACTAATTGGTGGAAATAATAATATCACTGAAATAGAGTACAATAAAAAATCTGTTTTTGATTCGACTATCGCAGATAAAAAGAATCCTGTCACACCAAATTATATTCCAAAAATTAATGGAGAGATGATGGATAATATCAAAAAACAAGAAGGTGTAAAAGATATCCTGCAAAGCTATGTACAACAAAATGATCTATTTAATGGCAATATAAAAACAAATGCTACAATATATGCAAGTACCAATAAACTACTCGATTTTAAACTATTTGATATAATTAAAGGCAATAAAAAAAGTGATCAAGGATTTGTAAATCAGGTTACTTATTTGCATGAATTAACGTATAATAAACTATATCCAGAAGATGATGGGCTTGGACGATATGTTGAAATAAATGGCACTCCATTCAAAGTGATTGGTGTCTACCGTAATAAGGATGAAAAATCTCGTAAATATGGAACAGAAAATTCCGCGATTATCCCACTATCAGAAAAGTCAAAAGTATTTGAAGAAATTGATGTAGCACCAACTTTTTTATTGCAAACAGAAAAAACTGACCAACTAAAAACATCAGGACAAAAGGTCGCAAGTATGCTAAATGAAACCTTACCTAAATCTGATTATACCTATGGAATTCGCAATTTTAAACAATTTGAGCAACAGTTGGAACAATTCAATCGCTCTAATTTTATTTTGTTGGCTGGTATTGCCAGTATTTCTTTAATAGTTGGTGGGATTGGGGTGATGAATATCATGCTTGTATCTGTCACTGAGAGAACCAGAGAAATAGGTGTGAAAAGAGCTTTAGGAGCTCGTCGGATTGTCATCTTGAGACAGTTTTTAGTAGAGGCTATTTTAATGACAGTTTTAGGAGGTATACTGGGAATTATGCTAGGATTGATTTCAGGATATCTCATCACACAATATCTCAATTATCCATATATTGTATCGTATTTGGCCGTTGGTATAAGCTTAGTGTTTTGTACGGTTATTGGTGTTGTATTTGGCTTGTTGCCTGCTATGAAGGCATCTAAGTTAGATCCTATTGAAGCATTAAGATTTGAGTAG
- a CDS encoding response regulator transcription factor yields MHVLVVEDDEVINQVVTEFLKENNYDVTSVISGSEALQSFSQGTFDLVLLDIMIPEIDGLTVLKKIREESDVPIIMLTALDDDVTQLASFNHVISDYVVKPFSPLVLMKRIENALRNNKNEEKTVRVTPDILIKKESFEVLYRNEVIEFTGKEFGILLELSEHIGRVVTREQLLVKVWGYDYFSDDRILDNHIKNIRKKLPSLPLKTIKGRGFRLEAPL; encoded by the coding sequence ATGCATGTTTTAGTAGTGGAAGATGATGAAGTCATTAATCAAGTCGTGACAGAATTTTTGAAGGAAAATAATTATGATGTCACGTCTGTTATCTCTGGATCAGAAGCACTGCAGTCGTTTAGTCAAGGTACGTTCGACTTAGTGTTACTAGATATTATGATACCTGAAATAGATGGGTTAACAGTATTAAAAAAAATACGTGAAGAATCAGATGTTCCTATTATCATGCTGACAGCTCTTGATGATGATGTCACACAACTGGCAAGTTTTAATCATGTCATTAGTGATTATGTCGTCAAGCCATTCTCTCCATTGGTTTTGATGAAAAGAATTGAAAATGCGTTAAGAAATAATAAAAATGAAGAAAAAACCGTTCGCGTTACACCGGATATTCTAATTAAAAAAGAATCATTTGAGGTTTTGTACCGAAATGAAGTAATCGAGTTTACAGGAAAAGAATTCGGTATTCTATTAGAATTATCAGAGCATATTGGTAGAGTCGTAACTAGAGAACAACTATTAGTGAAAGTATGGGGATATGACTATTTTTCGGATGACCGAATACTCGATAATCATATTAAAAATATTCGAAAAAAATTGCCATCTCTTCCACTTAAGACAATAAAAGGTAGAGGTTTCAGATTAGAGGCGCCACTATGA
- a CDS encoding HAMP domain-containing sensor histidine kinase: MKLFTKNFLYTVSIIFLVTTLLLGTLYIVMPRYYLYTKEKEATKEFSDVVKSIKDKSIEDIQSTLAYSQRSRDGLNISVFSDKEKQTIYPTIDVSRIDLEINLSEPIQTTTNKVMKESIVDSNQKALTVYGEYSIQPISEARQVLIKLYPLLLVTSLVLGGIAAFFYSRYSTKRILKMLETTTNMMSLNPDVACDMSGKDEITQLATNINRLYDTHLRTISALKKEVDKVEQVEKSKSEFMRMASHELKTPLAGMMGIVEGMIYNVGKFKDHDTYLKMCRELLINQSNLVQNILSISSLDNIKQLEDNVETVSLKEIVNEQLESYLLLSELGNYQVTKEFSGNSNVLGNRLMIERVISNILSNAFRYSTIQTTIQVILEDNVFCVKNLCSNIELDNPMRLFEPFYRSDYSRNKQDGGSGLGLFIVKQLADKNNWKVDITIDEQQLFVVTVVF, translated from the coding sequence ATGAAGTTATTTACGAAAAACTTTTTATACACTGTGTCTATTATTTTTCTTGTAACGACATTATTGTTAGGTACTTTGTATATTGTCATGCCTAGATATTATTTGTATACGAAGGAAAAAGAAGCGACTAAAGAATTTAGCGATGTTGTAAAAAGTATTAAAGACAAATCAATTGAAGACATTCAATCGACACTAGCCTATTCTCAGAGAAGTCGAGACGGCCTGAACATTTCTGTCTTTTCTGATAAAGAAAAACAAACAATTTACCCGACAATTGATGTGAGTCGGATAGATTTGGAAATTAATTTATCTGAACCCATACAAACTACGACTAACAAAGTGATGAAAGAATCAATTGTTGATTCAAACCAAAAAGCATTGACGGTTTATGGCGAGTATTCAATTCAACCAATATCAGAAGCACGACAAGTCTTAATTAAATTATATCCCCTACTATTAGTAACGTCGTTAGTTTTAGGAGGAATAGCAGCATTTTTTTATAGTCGTTATTCGACAAAACGTATTTTAAAAATGTTGGAAACAACGACGAATATGATGAGTCTAAATCCAGATGTTGCGTGTGATATGTCTGGTAAAGATGAAATCACACAGTTAGCGACGAATATTAATCGTTTATATGACACTCATCTGCGAACCATTTCAGCACTAAAAAAAGAGGTAGACAAAGTCGAACAAGTTGAAAAATCCAAATCTGAGTTTATGAGAATGGCATCACATGAATTAAAGACCCCTTTGGCCGGAATGATGGGCATTGTTGAAGGGATGATATATAATGTTGGTAAGTTTAAAGACCACGATACGTATCTAAAAATGTGTCGTGAATTATTAATCAATCAATCTAACTTGGTTCAAAATATTTTATCTATTTCCTCTCTAGATAACATAAAACAATTAGAAGATAATGTTGAAACGGTATCGCTAAAAGAAATTGTGAATGAGCAATTAGAATCTTATTTATTGTTATCAGAATTGGGAAATTATCAAGTAACGAAAGAGTTTTCTGGAAATTCTAATGTTTTGGGAAATCGTTTAATGATAGAACGTGTTATTTCTAATATTTTAAGTAATGCATTTCGGTATAGTACGATTCAGACCACTATTCAAGTTATTTTAGAGGACAATGTATTTTGTGTTAAAAATCTGTGTTCAAATATTGAATTAGATAACCCTATGCGGCTATTCGAACCGTTTTATCGTTCCGATTATAGCAGAAATAAACAAGATGGTGGATCAGGCTTAGGATTGTTTATCGTTAAGCAACTTGCTGATAAAAACAATTGGAAGGTTGATATAACTATCGATGAACAACAGCTATTTGTTGTGACAGTTGTATTTTAA
- a CDS encoding DUF960 family protein, with the protein MFDRQDGYYVTKGVQEAVPYQLKYFCWQLILQRAKEKDPTMDYLQIIEFDVGTEHELLTIVHRQEKTEVKQIYHLHLFAEYRSLNVKKIWAIDDGQAQTMLLPEEY; encoded by the coding sequence ATGTTTGATAGACAGGATGGGTACTACGTGACAAAAGGAGTACAAGAAGCCGTACCTTATCAACTTAAATATTTTTGTTGGCAGTTGATTTTACAACGGGCAAAAGAAAAAGACCCAACAATGGATTACTTACAAATCATTGAATTTGATGTGGGTACTGAACATGAGCTATTAACGATTGTTCATCGCCAAGAAAAAACTGAGGTGAAACAGATATATCATCTTCACTTGTTTGCAGAATACCGCTCACTTAATGTGAAAAAAATATGGGCGATTGATGATGGCCAAGCTCAAACCATGTTATTACCAGAAGAATATTAA
- a CDS encoding DUF1643 domain-containing protein has translation MKVETHTIKNEVFLSDDRNNRYLLQRTWGSENQAIVAVITLKPVSVSGVENDLTAMLIQNHVVEMRYQGYLVANLVSGIDSSKKLSKTLLDRETEDELLKEVLNKKDIQQIVIGCG, from the coding sequence GTGAAAGTAGAAACACATACGATAAAAAATGAAGTCTTTTTGAGTGATGACAGAAATAATCGTTACTTACTACAACGGACATGGGGATCAGAAAACCAAGCGATTGTCGCAGTGATTACCTTGAAGCCAGTTTCAGTGAGCGGGGTAGAAAATGACTTAACTGCCATGTTGATTCAAAATCATGTGGTTGAGATGAGGTACCAAGGCTATTTAGTAGCGAACCTTGTCTCAGGAATTGATTCATCAAAGAAACTATCTAAAACATTATTGGATAGAGAAACAGAAGATGAATTGTTGAAAGAAGTATTAAACAAAAAAGATATCCAACAAATCGTCATCGGCTGTGGGTAG
- a CDS encoding ABC transporter permease, with the protein MQKKVPYLFVLTGTIIVLFFMIIPLLTSLIPTFFSEGDLTFSQYTSFFKDSYNQSVVIRTIRISVIVMVICMLLGIPTSYFIAGVDKKWKGLLMAMTLFPLLTNSVIRSFAWINILGKNGIINSVLLKSHIIEQPLNLLYSEFAIIIGSVYLFLPTMIMTLIGVMESIEPEMLEAAETLGASPFVAFRKIILPLSIPGAIVGSTLVFTGTLTAYTTPQLLGGNQKMVLSTLLYQKANTLGDWTQASILSFIMIFITVLVMQGLNWLAKKVDRRVDQHA; encoded by the coding sequence ATGCAAAAGAAAGTTCCGTATTTATTTGTTTTAACAGGTACGATTATTGTTTTATTTTTTATGATTATTCCTTTATTAACAAGTTTAATTCCAACATTTTTTAGTGAAGGTGACTTAACATTTAGTCAATATACTTCTTTTTTTAAGGATTCATATAATCAATCAGTAGTGATAAGAACGATTCGTATTTCTGTCATTGTTATGGTTATTTGTATGTTATTAGGGATTCCTACCTCTTATTTTATTGCTGGTGTGGATAAAAAGTGGAAAGGTCTGTTAATGGCGATGACACTTTTTCCATTATTAACCAATTCTGTTATTAGAAGTTTTGCTTGGATTAACATTTTAGGTAAAAATGGTATTATTAACTCTGTTTTATTAAAGTCACATATTATAGAACAACCATTAAATTTACTTTATTCAGAATTTGCTATTATCATTGGCTCGGTTTATTTATTTTTACCAACTATGATTATGACGTTAATTGGCGTTATGGAAAGTATTGAACCAGAGATGTTAGAGGCAGCTGAAACATTAGGAGCAAGTCCTTTCGTAGCATTTAGAAAAATTATTTTACCACTTTCTATTCCCGGAGCAATTGTGGGGAGTACGTTGGTTTTTACAGGGACTTTGACAGCTTATACAACTCCACAGTTGTTAGGAGGAAATCAAAAAATGGTACTATCTACCTTACTTTATCAAAAAGCTAATACATTAGGAGATTGGACTCAAGCAAGTATTTTATCCTTTATTATGATTTTTATTACAGTCCTTGTTATGCAAGGGTTAAACTGGTTGGCAAAAAAAGTAGATAGGAGAGTTGACCAGCATGCGTAA
- a CDS encoding ABC transporter permease: protein MRKQKGMTIIAIFVFLFLFLPLLLIIITSFGTESAIKFPIKGFTLDWYLNVFQTESFISGFKLSLTIGVLATLLALLIGVPISYVLNRYKITGKSQFKSFFLSPTIIPGIVVGYVLFQWIVIKLGFSVFIGLLIGHFLISLPYIIRVVGSSLEKMDVSVEEAAWTLGCTRQKAFIKIVLPNISSGIFASFMLAFVNSFNNVPVSMFLSGPGVNMLPTSILSFMEYNYDPTVSALSVIIMLLTVVMMVIIEKTLGLASIS from the coding sequence ATGCGTAAACAAAAAGGTATGACGATTATTGCAATTTTTGTTTTTTTGTTTTTATTTTTACCTCTTTTACTTATAATCATTACATCATTTGGAACAGAGTCAGCTATTAAATTTCCTATTAAAGGTTTTACTTTGGACTGGTATTTAAATGTTTTTCAAACAGAAAGTTTTATTTCTGGTTTTAAATTAAGTTTAACGATAGGCGTTTTAGCAACATTACTAGCTTTGTTGATAGGTGTTCCTATATCGTATGTCTTAAATCGTTATAAAATAACTGGGAAAAGTCAGTTTAAAAGTTTTTTCCTGTCACCAACAATTATTCCAGGAATTGTAGTTGGTTATGTCTTATTTCAATGGATTGTGATTAAGTTAGGTTTTTCAGTTTTTATAGGTTTATTAATAGGGCATTTTTTGATTAGCTTGCCTTATATTATACGGGTAGTGGGTTCTAGTTTGGAAAAGATGGATGTTTCCGTTGAAGAAGCGGCTTGGACGTTAGGTTGTACTAGACAAAAAGCTTTCATAAAAATTGTGTTACCTAACATATCATCTGGCATTTTTGCTTCATTTATGTTGGCTTTTGTTAACTCCTTCAACAATGTTCCAGTGTCCATGTTCTTATCAGGTCCGGGTGTTAATATGTTACCCACCTCTATATTAAGTTTTATGGAGTATAACTATGATCCCACTGTTTCAGCTTTATCTGTCATCATTATGTTGTTAACAGTTGTAATGATGGTTATTATTGAAAAAACATTAGGACTTGCTTCTATTTCATAA
- a CDS encoding ABC transporter substrate-binding protein — MKKGLLAISAVALLVLTACGNSEANIKKESNKKADQSMVVSTFGLSEDIVKKDIITPFEEEYSAKVTLDLGNSSDRFTKLKNNKKANIDVIELSQANSTEGNTSDMFEKVSEKEVPNLAELTDGAKEVFENGGGIPIAVNSIGIIYDKEKIGKEITSWDDLWDSALKGKISVPDISTTAGPLMLYVASDHAKTDITSDKGEAAFSEMKNLKPNVTKTYTKSSDLANMFQAGEIEAAVVADFAVDIIKSSSDTLEYVVPKSGTYANYNTINVPKTSANKELAYKFINYRISEESQKTKAISLNEGPINKKVTLSEEEQGNKTYGEVANRAKMVDFNFVNDNLSTWLDRWNKIMNQ; from the coding sequence ATGAAAAAGGGTTTATTAGCTATTTCAGCGGTTGCGCTACTAGTATTAACTGCTTGTGGAAACAGCGAGGCAAATATAAAAAAAGAGAGTAATAAAAAGGCAGATCAATCGATGGTTGTCTCTACATTTGGATTAAGTGAAGATATAGTTAAAAAAGATATTATTACACCATTTGAAGAAGAATATTCAGCTAAAGTCACTTTAGATTTAGGTAATAGTTCTGATCGATTTACTAAACTAAAAAATAATAAAAAAGCGAATATTGATGTTATTGAGCTATCACAAGCTAATTCAACAGAAGGTAATACATCAGATATGTTTGAAAAAGTAAGTGAAAAAGAAGTCCCAAATTTGGCGGAATTAACAGATGGAGCAAAAGAAGTCTTTGAAAATGGTGGGGGTATTCCAATTGCTGTAAATAGTATCGGGATTATTTACGATAAGGAAAAAATCGGCAAAGAAATTACGAGCTGGGATGATCTTTGGGATTCTGCTTTAAAGGGGAAAATCTCAGTTCCTGATATTTCAACAACAGCGGGACCATTAATGTTATATGTAGCAAGTGATCATGCTAAAACAGATATTACATCGGATAAAGGTGAGGCAGCATTTTCAGAAATGAAAAATTTAAAGCCTAATGTAACAAAAACTTATACAAAATCGTCAGATTTGGCGAACATGTTTCAAGCAGGAGAAATTGAGGCAGCAGTTGTAGCTGATTTTGCAGTTGATATTATCAAATCATCTTCTGATACTCTAGAGTATGTTGTTCCAAAATCAGGAACTTACGCAAATTATAACACCATTAATGTACCGAAAACATCAGCTAATAAAGAATTAGCATATAAATTTATTAATTATAGAATCAGTGAAGAAAGTCAAAAAACAAAAGCAATCTCTTTAAATGAAGGACCGATTAATAAAAAAGTAACATTATCTGAAGAAGAACAAGGTAATAAAACATACGGTGAAGTTGCTAATAGAGCCAAAATGGTCGATTTTAATTTTGTGAATGACAATTTATCTACTTGGCTAGATCGATGGAATAAAATTATGAACCAATAA
- a CDS encoding adenine deaminase C-terminal domain-containing protein, producing MIVVDIQIKDVSLFQTVTQKFLKKNVYIKKDKIYHISNVEEETIIANTIIDGQGLFMVPGLIDSHMHIESSMCTPENFSDAVLPFGVTTVIADAHEIGNVFGNEGLDYFMSAETELDIFHAIPSSVPSTTPSLETTGGIIGLGEVETLLRNPNVICLGEAMNFKGISYDRESLIAQIIRLVQEKRPTMPLEGHCPKIQGTELSDFLYSGISSDHTHQFPESLKERIENGVFVQLQAKSLTKENIAVIKENNFYEYVSIVTDDIMADELLDGHLDVNLRKAVECGLPIEKAIYMTTYTPARRMSLNDRGIIAPGKLADFILLDDLETFNIKTVYKKGRKVYGTDIGKQDKQDKQDKQDKKEYDYAYYPSHYFDTLSTRKLTLDDVTLKVETDLEKVRCQVIRKFEVGTFTEPITKEIPVIDGCLDWETADCSLLIVMERYGKNRNISYSLVEKPIDSKGAIGTTWAHDHHNIMIMGNTKQDLLKVQHELLDIKGGYCVSLNNDIIGSCPLPLGGIISTAPISILGLKVKEIRQSMRQLGYKNMNEIMSFSTLSLPVSPAIKVTDMGMLDTKTQEFYSLIHEEDGTLLNANTY from the coding sequence ATGATTGTGGTGGATATTCAAATTAAGGATGTGTCTTTGTTTCAAACTGTGACACAGAAATTTTTAAAAAAAAATGTGTATATAAAAAAAGATAAAATTTATCATATTTCTAATGTTGAAGAAGAAACAATTATAGCTAATACTATTATTGATGGCCAGGGACTGTTTATGGTTCCTGGCTTGATTGATAGTCATATGCATATTGAAAGTTCAATGTGTACACCAGAGAATTTTTCAGATGCAGTTTTACCATTTGGTGTAACAACAGTTATTGCGGATGCACATGAAATTGGTAATGTCTTTGGTAATGAAGGATTGGATTATTTTATGTCAGCTGAAACAGAGCTTGATATCTTTCATGCAATCCCTTCATCAGTTCCGTCAACAACACCGTCTTTAGAAACAACAGGAGGCATAATTGGATTAGGAGAAGTTGAAACATTACTTAGAAATCCAAACGTTATTTGTTTGGGCGAAGCAATGAATTTTAAAGGTATCTCATATGATAGAGAGTCACTCATTGCACAAATTATTCGTTTGGTTCAAGAAAAAAGACCGACAATGCCTCTAGAAGGTCATTGTCCAAAAATTCAAGGAACTGAATTATCTGACTTCTTGTATAGTGGCATCTCATCAGATCATACACATCAATTTCCAGAATCGTTAAAAGAACGAATTGAAAATGGTGTTTTTGTCCAATTACAAGCAAAATCACTGACGAAAGAGAATATAGCTGTTATAAAGGAAAATAATTTTTATGAATATGTCAGTATTGTGACCGATGATATCATGGCAGATGAATTATTAGATGGTCATTTAGATGTTAATTTAAGAAAGGCTGTTGAATGTGGGTTACCAATAGAAAAAGCGATTTATATGACGACTTATACTCCAGCAAGAAGAATGAGTTTGAATGATCGTGGAATCATTGCTCCAGGCAAATTAGCAGATTTTATCTTACTAGACGATTTGGAGACGTTTAATATAAAAACAGTTTATAAAAAAGGTCGAAAAGTCTATGGAACAGATATTGGCAAACAAGACAAACAAGACAAACAAGACAAACAAGACAAAAAAGAGTATGACTATGCGTACTATCCAAGTCATTATTTTGATACATTATCTACTAGAAAGTTGACACTAGATGATGTAACACTAAAAGTTGAGACTGATTTAGAGAAAGTACGTTGCCAGGTCATTCGTAAATTTGAAGTAGGAACGTTTACAGAACCTATTACAAAAGAAATTCCTGTTATTGATGGTTGTTTAGATTGGGAAACTGCAGATTGTTCGCTATTAATTGTGATGGAGAGATATGGAAAGAATCGTAATATTTCTTATTCATTGGTTGAAAAACCGATTGATTCTAAAGGTGCTATTGGAACAACTTGGGCACATGATCATCATAATATTATGATTATGGGAAATACTAAGCAAGACTTACTCAAGGTACAGCACGAGCTACTGGATATAAAAGGTGGTTATTGTGTTTCTTTGAATAATGACATCATTGGGAGTTGTCCGTTGCCATTAGGTGGTATTATTTCAACAGCACCAATTTCAATTCTTGGTTTAAAAGTAAAAGAAATAAGACAAAGTATGAGACAGCTTGGTTATAAAAACATGAATGAAATTATGTCTTTTTCAACGTTATCACTACCAGTTTCACCAGCAATTAAAGTAACAGATATGGGAATGCTTGATACGAAGACTCAAGAATTTTACTCTCTTATACATGAAGAAGATGGGACGTTACTAAATGCAAACACTTATTAA
- a CDS encoding amidohydrolase, protein MQTLIKNAYILTMDDEFSVYEKGYLLIENDQIKQLGHMGEEPILKEGYQEVDANNSILLPGFINLHTHLGMIPFRSLGDDIPDRLRRFLFPLEKVMTKDLVSTSSEYAMAELMLSGTTTVSDMYYFEDAVAMSCEKMKMRGFLGQTIIDMPTCDYLTAEEAVEGSRLFIEKWQNSDLVTPMIAPHATNTNSVDILKKIVMISSEMNSPIMMHVSEMDYELAKLQKLYKQTPIEFLKELGFLNCHLIMAHGILLSDEEIELLSESKGKVSVAHCIGANTKSAKGVAPIKQLIDKGVTVGLGTDGPSSGNTLDMFTQMKMMANFQKTYLKDRSAFPAKEIVALATKGGAKALGMNHKIGSLEVGKKADMMLIETNSVNMFPIFDPYSVLVYSANASNVESTWINGERVVEKKQLVEQDLSVLRSNLNNQMDEFREEVERIQRRPY, encoded by the coding sequence ATGCAAACACTTATTAAGAATGCATACATATTAACAATGGATGATGAATTTAGTGTGTATGAAAAAGGATATCTTTTAATTGAGAATGACCAAATTAAACAATTAGGACATATGGGAGAAGAACCAATATTAAAAGAAGGTTATCAGGAAGTAGATGCTAATAATAGTATATTACTACCTGGGTTTATTAATCTTCATACTCATTTGGGGATGATTCCTTTTCGATCTTTAGGAGATGATATACCTGATCGATTAAGACGTTTTTTATTTCCATTAGAAAAAGTGATGACAAAGGATTTAGTTTCAACAAGTAGTGAGTATGCCATGGCAGAGCTGATGTTATCTGGGACAACAACAGTTTCTGATATGTATTATTTTGAAGATGCTGTTGCTATGAGCTGTGAAAAAATGAAAATGCGTGGTTTTTTAGGACAAACAATTATTGACATGCCAACATGTGATTATTTAACTGCAGAAGAAGCAGTGGAAGGATCTCGTCTATTTATAGAAAAATGGCAAAACTCTGATTTAGTTACACCCATGATTGCGCCACATGCTACTAATACAAATAGTGTTGATATTCTGAAAAAAATAGTGATGATTAGTTCAGAAATGAATTCACCAATTATGATGCATGTTTCAGAAATGGATTACGAACTAGCTAAGTTACAAAAATTATATAAGCAAACTCCTATTGAATTTTTGAAAGAATTAGGTTTCTTAAATTGTCATCTGATTATGGCTCATGGTATTTTATTGAGTGATGAAGAAATTGAACTATTATCAGAATCTAAGGGAAAAGTCAGTGTTGCTCACTGTATTGGAGCGAATACAAAGTCAGCTAAAGGTGTAGCACCTATTAAACAGCTAATTGATAAGGGAGTGACTGTGGGTTTAGGAACAGATGGTCCAAGTAGTGGAAACACTTTAGATATGTTTACTCAAATGAAAATGATGGCCAATTTTCAAAAAACATATTTGAAAGATCGCTCAGCATTTCCTGCAAAAGAAATTGTTGCTTTAGCAACAAAAGGTGGAGCGAAAGCATTAGGAATGAATCATAAAATTGGTAGCTTAGAAGTTGGAAAAAAAGCCGATATGATGTTAATCGAAACCAACTCAGTTAATATGTTTCCTATCTTTGACCCATACTCAGTGTTGGTTTATTCAGCAAACGCTAGTAATGTCGAAAGTACATGGATTAATGGCGAACGTGTTGTTGAGAAAAAGCAATTAGTTGAGCAAGATTTATCAGTATTGCGAAGTAATTTAAATAATCAAATGGATGAGTTTAGAGAAGAAGTTGAAAGAATACAAAGAAGGCCGTATTAA
- a CDS encoding carboxylesterase family protein → MGRLRFKSPERVDLHNSGTVIAYPANPIQKGKLEKSEICLFLNIWKPSEIEDGIPIIVWIYGGSFESGGIGKKGIGIGLTYDAQKLCEDTQCIIITINYRLNVFGFLDFTSFSDKFDSNIGIKDIVCGLEWIKENIYESGGNSDNVTLFGQSAGVMLIACLNKTTSAQHLYHKMIIESACIKSLYTQQEATAISQKYLDFLGVSVDHIDDLLDFFH, encoded by the coding sequence ATTGGACGGTTAAGATTTAAATCTCCAGAAAGAGTCGATTTACATAATTCGGGTACAGTCATTGCATATCCTGCTAATCCAATTCAAAAAGGTAAATTAGAGAAAAGTGAAATTTGTTTATTTTTAAATATTTGGAAACCTTCAGAAATTGAAGATGGCATCCCAATCATAGTATGGATTTATGGAGGGAGTTTTGAATCTGGAGGTATCGGTAAAAAAGGGATAGGGATTGGATTAACATATGATGCTCAAAAATTATGTGAAGACACACAGTGTATCATTATCACAATAAATTATAGGTTGAATGTATTCGGCTTTTTAGATTTTACATCTTTTAGTGATAAATTTGATAGCAATATTGGAATTAAAGATATTGTATGTGGATTAGAATGGATTAAAGAAAATATTTATGAATCTGGTGGTAACTCTGATAACGTGACTTTATTTGGGCAATCTGCTGGGGTTATGTTAATTGCGTGTTTAAATAAAACAACTTCTGCGCAACATCTTTATCATAAAATGATTATAGAAAGTGCGTGTATTAAGTCTTTATACACTCAACAAGAAGCTACAGCAATTTCTCAAAAGTATTTAGATTTCTTAGGAGTATCAGTTGATCATATAGATGATTTATTGGACTTTTTTCACTGA